The following are encoded in a window of Actinomycetota bacterium genomic DNA:
- the greA gene encoding transcription elongation factor GreA, which yields MANQQTSLSRTAYDRLRTELTDLETRGRVDIARIIERARELGDLSENADYHAAKEDQGRMEARIRQLQSILDKAVVLDDEAAADASTVVPGAVVTLRYEGDDETERYLIGSIEERRDDVGVISPASPLGQALLGKSTGTTVAYEAPSGTMRVDIVAIG from the coding sequence ATGGCCAATCAACAGACCAGCCTTTCCCGCACGGCCTACGACCGGCTGCGCACCGAGCTGACCGACCTCGAGACCCGGGGCCGGGTCGACATCGCCCGCATCATCGAGCGCGCCCGCGAGCTCGGCGACCTGTCCGAGAACGCCGACTACCACGCGGCCAAGGAGGACCAGGGCCGCATGGAGGCCCGCATCCGCCAGCTCCAGTCCATCTTGGACAAGGCCGTAGTCCTCGACGACGAGGCCGCGGCCGACGCCAGCACGGTCGTCCCGGGGGCGGTGGTGACCCTGCGCTACGAGGGTGACGACGAGACTGAGCGCTACCTCATCGGCTCCATCGAGGAGCGCCGCGACGACGTGGGGGTCATCTCCCCGGCATCGCCCCTCGGCCAAGCCCTGCTCGGCAAGTCGACGGGCACCACCGTCGCCTACGAGGCCCCCAGCGGCACCATGCGTGTGGACATCGTCGCCATCGGCTGA
- a CDS encoding galactose oxidase yields the protein MAVVVLAGPACSSSTETPGPGTGASSPEPAGTPTTAVVGELAPLPLARTEVAGAFWDGKVVVAGGLTLDGGASDRVDLYLPGADRWEPGVALPVALHHLGLAVLGERLYAVGGYTNPPGRDWQVRADVWSLGPGERAWRAEVAMSRPRGAQGTAVAGGRLVVAGGVTGGLTGTSESWAPGEPAWRPGPDLAQAREHLGMASLGGRAYAIGGRLGGFDSNLRTVESWAPGEAAWRAEPMLADTRGGTAATEVAGRLCVAGGEETQGTIASVECLVPAQGRWERLAPLAQPRHGLAVVGVGPNVHFIGGGPQPGLFVSTAHEVQAG from the coding sequence ATGGCCGTGGTGGTCCTGGCCGGGCCGGCCTGCTCGTCGTCGACGGAGACGCCGGGCCCGGGGACGGGCGCCAGTAGCCCCGAGCCGGCGGGCACCCCGACGACGGCCGTGGTCGGGGAGCTGGCCCCCTTGCCCCTGGCCCGCACCGAGGTGGCCGGAGCCTTCTGGGACGGCAAGGTCGTGGTCGCCGGGGGGCTCACCCTCGATGGCGGGGCCAGCGACCGGGTCGACCTGTACCTGCCCGGGGCCGACCGCTGGGAGCCGGGCGTGGCCCTGCCCGTGGCCCTCCACCACCTGGGGCTGGCCGTGCTGGGCGAGCGGCTCTATGCGGTAGGCGGTTACACCAACCCACCGGGGCGGGACTGGCAGGTCCGGGCCGACGTCTGGAGCCTGGGCCCGGGCGAGCGGGCCTGGCGGGCCGAGGTGGCCATGAGCAGGCCCCGGGGCGCCCAGGGGACGGCGGTGGCTGGTGGTCGCCTGGTGGTGGCCGGGGGAGTCACCGGCGGCCTGACCGGGACCAGCGAGTCGTGGGCCCCGGGGGAACCGGCGTGGCGCCCCGGGCCCGACCTGGCCCAGGCCCGCGAGCACCTGGGCATGGCCTCTCTCGGGGGCCGGGCCTACGCCATCGGCGGCCGCCTGGGCGGTTTCGACTCCAACCTGCGCACCGTCGAGTCATGGGCGCCCGGGGAGGCCGCCTGGCGGGCCGAGCCCATGCTGGCCGACACCCGGGGCGGGACGGCGGCCACCGAGGTCGCCGGCCGGCTGTGCGTGGCCGGCGGTGAGGAGACCCAGGGCACGATCGCCTCGGTGGAGTGCCTGGTCCCGGCCCAGGGCCGGTGGGAACGCCTGGCGCCGCTGGCCCAGCCCCGCCACGGGTTGGCCGTCGTGGGCGTGGGCCCCAACGTCCACTTCATCGGTGGCGGCCCCCAGCCCGGCCTGTTCGTCAGCACGGCCCACGAGGTCCAGGCCGGCTGA
- a CDS encoding IclR family transcriptional regulator gives MRTVSGVGVLDKAVWVLDALDGGPMSLAELVNATGLSRPTAHRLAQALEVHGFVGRDGGGRFCLGPRLATAGLAALARPAMERLREATGESVQLYVRRGEHRVCVAALESPHGLRTIVEVGASLPLDRGSAGRALAAGPRRPGHPGWAESVEERQRGVASVSAPVTDAQGRTVAAVSVSGPLERTTRRPGARYGAAVVEAAGAISEALARG, from the coding sequence GTGAGAACTGTAAGCGGTGTGGGCGTGCTCGACAAGGCCGTTTGGGTGCTCGACGCCCTCGACGGCGGGCCCATGTCCCTCGCCGAACTGGTGAACGCCACCGGCCTGAGCCGCCCCACGGCCCACCGCCTGGCCCAGGCCCTCGAGGTCCACGGGTTCGTGGGCCGGGACGGCGGGGGCCGCTTCTGCCTCGGGCCTCGGCTGGCCACCGCCGGACTGGCCGCCCTGGCCCGGCCGGCCATGGAGCGCCTCCGGGAGGCCACCGGGGAGAGCGTGCAGCTCTACGTCCGCCGCGGCGAGCACCGGGTGTGCGTGGCCGCCCTTGAATCTCCCCACGGGCTCCGTACCATCGTGGAGGTGGGCGCCTCGTTACCGTTGGACCGCGGTTCGGCCGGCCGGGCCCTCGCCGCCGGTCCTCGCCGGCCCGGTCATCCCGGTTGGGCCGAGAGCGTCGAGGAACGCCAGCGGGGTGTGGCTTCGGTCAGCGCGCCGGTCACCGACGCCCAGGGCCGCACCGTGGCCGCCGTGTCCGTCTCCGGCCCCCTCGAACGCACCACCCGCCGGCCCGGGGCGCGCTACGGGGCCGCGGTGGTGGAGGCTGCGGGTGCCATCTCGGAGGCCCTGGCCCGTGGTTGA
- the leuC gene encoding 3-isopropylmalate dehydratase large subunit, giving the protein MTPTPPRTLSEKVWDRHVVRSAPGEPDLLYVDLHLVHEVTSPQAFDGLRLAGRTVRRPDLTVATMDHNVPTTTGAGGLVGPVTDPVSARQIEALARNCEEFGVRLYPMGHSRQGIVHVIGPDLGLTQPGMTIVCGDSHTSTHGAFGALAFGIGTSEVEHVLATQTLPQPRPATMAVDLEGDLPAGVTAKDVVLAIIGRIGTGGGIGHVIEYRGAAIRALSMEGRMTICNMSIEGGARAGMVEPDDTTFAYLEGRPHAPRGAAWERALDDWRSLATDAGARFDRQVTIDATTLSPHVSWGTNPAQVVPIDATVPDPDALADPAEAESARRALAYMGLTAGTPVRDIAVDTVFIGSCTNSRLEDLRAAAAVVAGRKVRPGLRAMVVPGSMQVRADAEAEGLDRVFSDAGFEWRAAGCSMCLGMNPDVLQPGERCASTSNRNFEGRQGRGGRTHLVSPAVAAATAVAGRFATPEELA; this is encoded by the coding sequence ATGACCCCTACCCCGCCCCGGACCTTGAGCGAGAAGGTTTGGGACCGCCACGTGGTGAGGTCGGCCCCGGGCGAGCCCGACCTGCTCTACGTCGACCTCCACCTCGTCCACGAGGTCACCTCACCCCAGGCCTTCGACGGGCTGCGTCTGGCCGGGCGGACGGTGCGCCGCCCCGACCTGACGGTGGCCACCATGGACCACAACGTGCCCACCACCACGGGCGCGGGCGGCCTGGTCGGCCCGGTCACCGACCCTGTCTCGGCTCGCCAGATCGAGGCCCTGGCCCGCAACTGCGAGGAGTTCGGGGTCCGCCTCTACCCCATGGGCCACTCCCGCCAGGGCATCGTCCACGTCATCGGCCCCGACCTGGGCCTGACCCAGCCGGGCATGACCATCGTGTGCGGCGACAGCCACACGTCGACCCACGGGGCCTTCGGGGCGCTGGCCTTCGGCATCGGCACCAGCGAGGTCGAGCACGTGCTCGCCACCCAGACCCTGCCCCAGCCCCGGCCCGCGACCATGGCGGTCGACCTCGAGGGCGACCTGCCCGCCGGGGTCACGGCCAAGGACGTCGTGTTGGCCATCATCGGGCGGATCGGCACCGGAGGCGGCATCGGCCACGTCATCGAGTACCGGGGGGCGGCCATCCGCGCCCTGTCGATGGAAGGACGGATGACGATCTGCAACATGTCGATCGAGGGCGGCGCCCGGGCCGGCATGGTCGAGCCCGACGACACCACCTTCGCCTACCTCGAGGGCCGCCCCCACGCGCCCCGGGGGGCGGCCTGGGAGCGGGCCCTCGACGACTGGCGGTCCCTGGCCACCGACGCCGGCGCCCGCTTCGACCGCCAGGTCACGATCGACGCCACCACCCTGAGCCCGCACGTGTCATGGGGCACCAACCCGGCCCAGGTCGTGCCCATCGATGCCACCGTGCCCGACCCCGACGCCCTCGCCGACCCGGCCGAGGCCGAGTCGGCCCGGCGGGCCCTGGCCTACATGGGCCTGACGGCCGGCACCCCCGTTCGCGACATAGCCGTCGACACGGTGTTCATCGGCTCGTGCACCAACTCCCGCCTCGAAGACCTGCGGGCCGCGGCGGCCGTGGTCGCAGGGCGCAAGGTCCGCCCGGGGTTGCGGGCCATGGTGGTGCCCGGTTCGATGCAGGTGCGGGCCGACGCCGAGGCCGAAGGCCTGGACCGGGTGTTCTCCGACGCCGGGTTCGAGTGGCGGGCGGCCGGCTGTTCGATGTGCCTGGGCATGAACCCTGACGTCCTCCAACCCGGCGAGCGCTGCGCCTCGACGTCCAACCGCAACTTCGAAGGCCGCCAGGGCCGGGGAGGCCGGACCCACCTGGTCTCGCCCGCGGTGGCCGCGGCCACCGCCGTGGCCGGCCGTTTCGCCACCCCCGAGGAGCTGGCATGA
- the leuD gene encoding 3-isopropylmalate dehydratase small subunit gives MKPVRTITGTALPLDRSDVDTDQIIPSKWLKRVERTGFGEGLFSQWRADPDFVLNQPQWRGAKVLVAGPNFGTGSSREHAVWALTDYGFEAVVSPRFADIFRSNATKAGLLPVQVDGQTGRRLLDAVTADPALVVTIDVEARTLSAAAAGIDTTFPLDDFTRGRLLEGLDDIGTTLRHADAIAAYESARPPWLPVTAG, from the coding sequence ATGAAACCCGTCCGCACGATCACCGGGACGGCCCTGCCGCTGGACCGGTCCGACGTCGACACCGACCAGATCATCCCCAGCAAGTGGCTCAAGCGGGTCGAGCGCACGGGGTTCGGCGAAGGCCTGTTCTCGCAGTGGCGGGCCGACCCCGACTTCGTCCTCAACCAGCCTCAGTGGCGGGGGGCCAAGGTGCTGGTGGCCGGGCCCAACTTCGGGACGGGTTCGTCGCGCGAGCACGCCGTGTGGGCCCTGACCGACTACGGGTTCGAGGCCGTCGTATCGCCCCGCTTCGCCGACATCTTCCGCTCCAACGCCACCAAGGCGGGCCTGCTCCCCGTACAGGTCGACGGCCAGACCGGCCGCCGACTGCTGGACGCGGTGACGGCCGACCCCGCCCTGGTCGTCACGATCGACGTGGAGGCCCGGACGCTCTCCGCCGCCGCCGCGGGGATCGACACGACGTTCCCCCTCGACGACTTCACCCGCGGGCGGCTGCTCGAAGGCCTCGACGACATCGGGACCACCCTGCGCCACGCCGACGCCATCGCCGCCTACGAGTCGGCAAGGCCGCCCTGGTTGCCCGTCACCGCCGGCTGA
- a CDS encoding DivIVA domain-containing protein translates to MSPEEIEQRRFSVSPQGYDQAEVDAFLREVAATPLHGSATPGTGGQAGGDGAAGPETSEATATAERRAQELLEEARRAAQRADEAEALAERTAARLRAEAESQAAEMRAAARLEAADLLEQARRSAADLQRMAEQGSDAAQELRRAAERDCGHLLADAQAAADDVRRQASNELAAASDARQQAASDAAAQAAATDSAERDRRQAQVELAAARATRSRAEAEARTVLESAQGELESARSEVERMARAVEQAWQETERDTARAREVAAAELDLARRQRALLEGEGVKTREAAQRMLASTLDTRAQAEREAAEMLAMAEREGAKTSEAFRQNLEAARDLRSQAARVLARSQEAAQQELLALADLQAAAEAELSQWRTAARGELDTAASLREAAAAEASRLREGAQRELDEARELRAAAEREANDLRDTARRALAAATEARDRAGRDAEAELQRAREEAASLRLEASHDLEAAREVFATARREVVSGPARPSSGRGPQARAPREGPGVGRLAPAAAPEPPGPAVPGPGGDGGGGGTGADAGGGGEAQPAVTGNQGGLADS, encoded by the coding sequence ATGTCACCGGAGGAGATCGAACAGCGGCGGTTCTCGGTGTCGCCCCAGGGTTACGACCAAGCCGAGGTCGACGCCTTCCTACGGGAGGTGGCGGCCACCCCACTGCATGGGAGCGCTACGCCCGGGACCGGTGGGCAGGCAGGAGGGGACGGTGCCGCCGGGCCTGAGACGAGCGAGGCCACGGCGACGGCCGAGCGGCGTGCCCAGGAGTTGCTGGAAGAGGCTCGCCGGGCCGCGCAGCGGGCCGACGAGGCCGAGGCCTTGGCCGAGCGGACGGCGGCCAGGCTCCGGGCTGAGGCCGAGAGCCAGGCCGCGGAGATGAGGGCGGCCGCCCGCCTGGAGGCGGCCGACCTGCTCGAGCAGGCGAGGCGCTCGGCGGCCGATCTACAGCGGATGGCCGAGCAGGGCTCCGACGCCGCCCAGGAGCTGCGCCGGGCCGCCGAACGCGACTGCGGTCATCTGCTGGCCGACGCTCAGGCGGCGGCCGACGACGTGCGCCGTCAGGCCTCGAACGAGCTGGCGGCCGCGTCTGATGCCCGCCAGCAGGCCGCCAGCGACGCGGCCGCGCAGGCCGCGGCCACCGACAGCGCCGAACGGGACCGCCGCCAGGCCCAGGTCGAGCTGGCGGCGGCGCGGGCCACCAGGTCGAGGGCGGAGGCCGAGGCCCGGACCGTGCTGGAGTCGGCCCAAGGTGAACTGGAGTCGGCCCGATCGGAGGTCGAGCGCATGGCCCGAGCCGTCGAGCAGGCCTGGCAGGAGACGGAGCGGGACACCGCCCGGGCGAGGGAGGTGGCGGCCGCCGAGCTCGACCTGGCCCGGCGCCAACGGGCCCTTCTCGAAGGTGAGGGGGTCAAGACCCGCGAGGCGGCCCAGCGGATGCTGGCCTCGACGCTCGACACCAGGGCCCAAGCCGAGCGGGAGGCGGCCGAGATGTTGGCCATGGCCGAGCGCGAGGGGGCCAAGACCAGCGAGGCCTTCCGCCAGAACCTCGAGGCGGCGCGCGACCTACGTTCCCAGGCGGCCCGCGTGCTGGCCCGCTCCCAGGAGGCGGCCCAGCAGGAGCTGCTCGCCCTGGCCGACCTCCAGGCGGCGGCCGAAGCCGAGCTCTCGCAGTGGCGGACGGCCGCCCGGGGGGAGCTGGACACCGCGGCCAGCCTGCGGGAGGCGGCCGCGGCCGAGGCCTCCCGTCTCCGGGAGGGGGCCCAGCGCGAGCTCGACGAGGCCCGCGAGCTGCGGGCGGCCGCCGAGCGGGAGGCCAACGACCTGCGCGACACCGCCCGCCGGGCGCTGGCCGCGGCCACCGAAGCGCGCGACCGGGCGGGGCGCGACGCCGAGGCCGAACTGCAACGTGCCCGCGAGGAGGCCGCGTCGCTGCGGTTGGAGGCCTCCCACGACCTCGAGGCCGCCCGGGAGGTGTTCGCCACCGCCCGCCGCGAGGTGGTTTCAGGCCCCGCTCGGCCTTCGTCGGGCCGGGGCCCGCAGGCCCGGGCACCCCGGGAAGGGCCCGGCGTCGGCCGGCTGGCGCCCGCCGCCGCGCCCGAGCCTCCCGGGCCCGCGGTACCCGGGCCCGGCGGCGACGGCGGGGGTGGTGGGACCGGGGCCGACGCAGGAGGCGGGGGCGAGGCTCAGCCGGCGGTGACGGGCAACCAGGGCGGCCTTGCCGACTCGTAG
- a CDS encoding GNAT family N-acetyltransferase, which yields MPSNQPTAFDVRTVPVTATRPLRLSVLRPGRPAGEAEYPGDDDPSTVHFGAFVVGEEEAAAAIASLYREARPGGPWPAWRLRGMATDARWRGLGLGRALVEACASHVSHRGGGELWCNARVAATGFYARAGFGAVSAEFDVPGIGPHVVMVRRVEAVNDRGGSSLRPWTTGS from the coding sequence TTGCCCAGCAACCAACCCACCGCCTTCGACGTGCGTACCGTCCCGGTGACCGCCACTCGCCCCTTGCGCTTGTCGGTCCTACGCCCGGGCCGCCCGGCGGGCGAAGCCGAGTACCCGGGTGACGACGACCCGTCGACGGTCCACTTCGGCGCGTTCGTGGTCGGCGAGGAGGAGGCCGCGGCGGCCATCGCGTCCCTCTACCGCGAAGCCCGACCCGGCGGTCCCTGGCCGGCCTGGCGACTGCGGGGCATGGCTACCGACGCCCGCTGGCGGGGCCTGGGCCTGGGGCGGGCACTGGTCGAGGCGTGCGCCAGCCACGTCAGCCACCGTGGGGGCGGGGAGCTGTGGTGCAATGCCCGGGTGGCGGCCACCGGCTTCTACGCCCGTGCCGGCTTCGGGGCGGTGAGCGCCGAGTTCGACGTACCCGGGATCGGTCCCCACGTCGTGATGGTCCGCCGGGTGGAGGCCGTTAACGACCGAGGCGGCAGTAGCCTGCGGCCATGGACGACCGGGAGCTGA
- a CDS encoding AAA family ATPase, which translates to MRVGISGKGGVGKTTISAVLSRTLGRRGRRVIAIDCDSDPNLAANVGLGEEMVGMLRPFLDQSGEVRFVPRNLSPSTLLGEYGYHGPDNVTLMLAARAEKAGSG; encoded by the coding sequence ATGCGGGTCGGGATATCGGGCAAGGGCGGCGTAGGGAAGACGACCATCTCCGCCGTGCTGTCGCGCACGCTGGGGCGCCGGGGCCGGCGGGTCATAGCCATCGACTGCGACTCCGACCCCAACCTGGCGGCCAATGTCGGCTTGGGCGAGGAGATGGTGGGCATGCTGCGCCCCTTCCTCGACCAGTCGGGTGAGGTCCGCTTCGTCCCCCGCAACCTGTCGCCCTCGACCCTGCTCGGCGAGTACGGCTACCACGGGCCCGACAACGTGACGCTCATGCTGGCCGCCCGGGCCGAGAAGGCGGGCTCCGGCTGA